A window of Bradyrhizobium sp. AZCC 1719 genomic DNA:
CCGACGCCGTTCGCAAGCAGGCGAGCGAGGCCCACGCCGGCCGCCCCGCGGATGGCGCCCGCAGGCCGGGCCTGATGTTGGCCCCGGGGGCAGGCCAGAAGCCGCTGACCAGGCGCGAGCGCGAGGTGCTGAGCCTGATCAGCGAAGGTTGCTCCAACAAGCAAGGCGCCTTGCGGATGAATATCAGCCCGAGGACATTCGAGAGCCACCGCGCCGAAGCCATGCGCAAGCTTGGCGCCCGCAATACCGCGGATCTGGTTCGCAAGGCGCTGCTGCAGCCCGCCTGATTTTTCCCGAAGCGATGCCTGCAATGCGCGGCTGATCGGCGCGGCTTCGCTCTGCCAGAAGGCGCCTAGGTTGTGGTAGCGGGCTCAAGCTCGACATGGCCAAGCAGGCATGAACGCAGGGTTTCGATCTCGGGACAATCCGTCGTGCCGAGCGGGCCGATCAGAAAACCACTCCCTAAAGGTTCGCACCTATAGCCTGGATACCGCCGCAACCTTTCCGCGATCACCACATCGACCTTGCCCTCGATCAGTTCGTCCAGGCCCGCCGGCTGGCTGAGGCGAATGGCTACCTGGGGCTCGGCCTGGCGGAACTGCGCCAGGCGCGTCCGCAACCCATCAACGTTGAAACCTGCATGTACCCCGATATGCAGCAGACTTGTGACGCCCTCAGGCCTGAGTTCGGCCGTGGCGTCAGCGAG
This region includes:
- a CDS encoding response regulator transcription factor, which encodes MENVTPLEENPEIVQLSAARSRAAEEAGAAIARQLNGPLTALLLYMNEIKQHSHQLSQGSGNRLYLQQVVENALQQTERVCALVKQMSDNHPASDAVRKQASEAHAGRPADGARRPGLMLAPGAGQKPLTRREREVLSLISEGCSNKQGALRMNISPRTFESHRAEAMRKLGARNTADLVRKALLQPA
- a CDS encoding LysR family transcriptional regulator — protein: MTYLLPPLNALRAFEAAARHLSFKQAAHELHVTAGAISQQVRLLEERLGVQLFERRTRQVILTSAGETYLTRVRQAFRCLADATAELRPEGVTSLLHIGVHAGFNVDGLRTRLAQFRQAEPQVAIRLSQPAGLDELIEGKVDVVIAERLRRYPGYRCEPLGSGFLIGPLGTTDCPEIETLRSCLLGHVELEPATTT